One genomic segment of Natrialbaceae archaeon AArc-T1-2 includes these proteins:
- a CDS encoding Gfo/Idh/MocA family protein, with translation MTASETGIGVVGLGGMGQLHAESLRDLGADVVAGADLVAKQRQQFADEFGARTYDDHEKLVADDAVDAIVIATPNRFHEPIAVAALEAGHDVLVEKPLAHTLESARRIAEAEAEADAFCMVGFHNRHTAATAMLEAQKAQGRFGELTHVEANYIRRRGVPDAGSWFTNPDLAGGGALIDIGVHALDLALYALDFPEIEEVTGVTRSTFGDGTEYADPDDWGCEPDTYEVDDSVTAFVRCADGRTISLEAAWASNRESTSEVVVQGTDAGARFELGDSDLSILEAGTAGVDHYADVELTGDPSQTGYATQDGLFLEAVATGETPSTNTIEQALTVQRVVDAIYRSSETGHTQRLAAEPIEESPARIRCRE, from the coding sequence ATGACTGCGTCGGAGACCGGGATCGGTGTCGTCGGTCTCGGGGGGATGGGACAGCTCCACGCCGAGAGCCTCCGCGACCTCGGAGCCGACGTCGTCGCCGGTGCGGACCTCGTCGCGAAACAGCGCCAGCAGTTCGCCGACGAGTTCGGCGCACGGACCTACGACGATCACGAGAAACTGGTCGCCGACGACGCCGTCGATGCGATCGTCATCGCCACACCGAATCGGTTTCACGAACCGATCGCAGTGGCCGCACTCGAGGCCGGACACGACGTCCTCGTCGAGAAACCCCTCGCACACACCCTAGAGAGCGCACGCCGGATCGCCGAGGCCGAGGCCGAGGCCGACGCGTTCTGTATGGTCGGCTTTCACAACCGCCACACCGCCGCCACGGCCATGCTCGAGGCACAGAAAGCACAGGGTCGGTTCGGCGAGCTAACCCACGTCGAGGCCAACTACATCCGCCGCCGCGGCGTTCCGGATGCCGGGTCCTGGTTTACGAACCCCGACCTCGCCGGCGGCGGTGCACTCATCGACATCGGCGTCCACGCGCTCGATCTCGCCCTCTACGCGCTCGACTTTCCCGAGATCGAAGAAGTTACCGGCGTGACCCGCAGTACGTTCGGCGACGGGACGGAGTACGCCGACCCCGACGACTGGGGCTGTGAGCCCGACACCTACGAGGTCGACGACTCCGTCACCGCCTTCGTTCGCTGTGCCGACGGCCGGACGATCAGCCTCGAGGCGGCGTGGGCGAGCAACCGCGAGTCGACCTCGGAGGTCGTCGTCCAGGGAACCGACGCTGGTGCTCGGTTCGAGCTCGGCGACAGCGATCTTTCGATTCTCGAGGCTGGCACCGCGGGCGTCGACCACTACGCCGACGTCGAGCTAACCGGCGATCCGAGCCAGACGGGGTATGCGACTCAGGACGGACTGTTCCTCGAGGCCGTCGCGACCGGCGAGACACCGTCGACGAACACGATCGAGCAGGCTCTGACCGTCCAGCGGGTCGTCGACGCGATCTATCGCTCGAGCGAGACGGGCCACACGCAGCGACTCGCGGCCGAGCCGATCGAGGAGTCTCCAGCCCGGATCCGCTGTCGGGAGTAA
- a CDS encoding DUF555 domain-containing protein: protein MTNYLVAMEAAWLVRDVEAIDDAIGVAVSEAGKRLNDEGLEYVEVEVGATGCPACGEPFDSAFVAADTALVGLALEMEVFNADSEEHASRIAKSEVGGALRDVPLSVVEVVEVPEDE, encoded by the coding sequence ATGACCAACTATCTCGTTGCGATGGAGGCTGCATGGCTGGTCCGGGACGTAGAGGCAATCGACGACGCGATTGGCGTCGCTGTCAGCGAGGCCGGGAAACGGCTCAACGACGAGGGTCTCGAGTACGTCGAGGTCGAGGTCGGTGCGACCGGCTGTCCGGCCTGTGGGGAACCGTTCGACTCCGCGTTCGTCGCGGCCGACACCGCGTTGGTCGGACTCGCCCTCGAGATGGAGGTGTTCAACGCCGACAGCGAGGAACACGCCTCGCGAATCGCAAAAAGCGAGGTCGGCGGCGCGTTACGCGACGTCCCGCTGTCGGTCGTCGAGGTCGTCGAAGTCCCCGAGGACGAGTAG
- the psmB gene encoding archaeal proteasome endopeptidase complex subunit beta produces the protein MRTPTHDSEFSRTADRLADDTNPYDPEVGSLPQNDLSLSDLENVNKTGTTTIGISTADGVVIATDMRASLGGRFVSNKNVQKVEQIHPNAALTLVGSVGGAQSFISTLRAEVNLYEARRGEQMSMEALSTLAGNFARGGPFFAIHPILGGIDEEGSHVYSIDPAGGVMEDDYTVTGSGMQLAYGHLEQEYEDDLSNDEATTIAAQGIKSAAERDTGSGNGVFLCEITEEGVDIHGHNEFEEVI, from the coding sequence ATGCGAACGCCTACACACGACTCCGAATTCTCCCGAACGGCCGATCGACTGGCTGACGATACGAACCCCTACGATCCCGAGGTCGGCTCGCTCCCACAGAACGATCTCTCCCTGTCGGATCTCGAGAACGTGAACAAGACCGGTACGACGACGATCGGCATCTCGACTGCCGACGGCGTCGTCATCGCCACCGACATGCGCGCCAGTCTCGGCGGTCGGTTCGTCTCGAACAAGAACGTCCAGAAGGTCGAACAGATCCACCCAAACGCCGCGCTCACGCTCGTCGGCAGTGTCGGCGGTGCCCAGTCGTTTATCTCGACTCTCCGCGCGGAGGTCAACCTCTACGAGGCTCGCCGGGGCGAACAGATGAGCATGGAAGCGTTGTCGACGCTTGCGGGTAACTTCGCCCGTGGCGGTCCGTTCTTCGCTATCCATCCTATCCTCGGTGGCATCGACGAAGAGGGAAGTCACGTCTACAGCATCGACCCTGCCGGCGGCGTCATGGAAGACGACTACACCGTCACCGGCTCCGGGATGCAACTCGCCTACGGTCACCTAGAACAGGAGTACGAGGACGACCTCTCGAACGACGAGGCGACGACGATCGCCGCACAGGGCATCAAGTCCGCCGCCGAGCGCGACACCGGCTCCGGCAACGGCGTCTTCCTCTGTGAGATCACCGAAGAGGGCGTCGACATCCACGGCCACAACGAGTTCGAGGAAGTTATCTAG
- a CDS encoding CBS domain-containing protein → MDISNAVSTEYLDFTHDTPVSKLRGAFEDPSVRGVLVHNEGEFKGVVTRRQLTRTHHLPEKKVGSLVWPVPRVTPEEDVREVAQLMIDSDSRLLPVFEGEQLRGVVTADALLEEVQSYLDAATVGQASSRDLLTVEPDATFGKALSVMRDNRLIHLPVVDDDEAVGMLSLHDLTDLAVRDVTKSQGGNPPGFDGHGGEGSREGYNATGGYGAREGELARMLELPVRDVMATPVGTVRPDRTLETAVHEMFDIGSSSLVVESADGRPQGIVTKTDVLESLTWSAESTRAVQLFGADLFDDMTYDEVLEMIDAIDDMDSDMDVLDAKIHLHEHDEKLRGTSLLLARIRLYTDNGTFIASGEGYGASHAIHEARDVLKRRIREEKTYGRSKKHPDEEFWEKRFGWRLEE, encoded by the coding sequence ATGGACATCAGCAACGCTGTCTCGACCGAGTACCTGGATTTCACACACGACACTCCCGTCTCGAAGCTCCGTGGCGCGTTCGAGGACCCGAGCGTCAGGGGCGTTCTCGTACACAACGAAGGCGAGTTCAAAGGCGTCGTCACACGACGTCAGCTCACGCGCACGCACCATCTGCCGGAGAAGAAGGTCGGATCGCTCGTCTGGCCCGTCCCCCGAGTCACGCCCGAGGAGGACGTCCGCGAGGTCGCCCAGCTCATGATCGACAGCGACTCGCGGCTTCTCCCGGTGTTCGAGGGCGAACAGCTCCGTGGCGTCGTGACCGCAGACGCCCTCCTCGAGGAGGTCCAGTCCTACCTCGACGCGGCCACCGTCGGACAGGCCTCGAGCAGGGATCTGCTCACCGTCGAGCCAGACGCGACCTTCGGCAAGGCGTTGAGTGTCATGCGCGACAACCGGTTGATCCATCTCCCGGTCGTCGACGACGACGAGGCCGTGGGGATGCTCAGCCTCCACGACCTCACCGATCTCGCGGTACGAGACGTTACGAAGAGCCAGGGCGGCAACCCACCCGGCTTCGACGGCCACGGCGGCGAGGGCTCTCGCGAGGGCTACAACGCGACCGGCGGCTACGGCGCACGCGAGGGCGAACTCGCCCGCATGCTCGAACTTCCGGTCCGGGACGTGATGGCCACACCCGTCGGGACGGTCCGTCCCGATCGCACGCTCGAGACGGCCGTCCACGAGATGTTCGACATCGGCAGCTCCTCGTTAGTCGTCGAGAGCGCCGACGGCCGCCCCCAGGGCATCGTCACGAAGACCGACGTCCTCGAGTCGCTCACCTGGAGCGCCGAGAGCACCCGTGCCGTCCAGCTGTTCGGTGCCGACCTCTTCGACGATATGACCTACGACGAGGTGCTCGAGATGATCGACGCGATCGACGACATGGACAGCGACATGGACGTTCTTGACGCGAAGATCCACCTTCACGAACACGACGAGAAGCTGCGTGGCACGTCGCTTTTGCTCGCACGAATCCGGCTGTACACCGACAACGGTACGTTCATCGCCTCCGGCGAGGGCTATGGCGCGAGTCACGCGATCCACGAGGCCAGAGACGTCCTGAAACGGCGCATCCGCGAGGAGAAGACCTACGGCCGGAGCAAGAAACATCCCGACGAGGAGTTCTGGGAGAAGCGGTTCGGCTGGCGACTCGAGGAGTGA
- a CDS encoding CBS domain-containing protein, with protein MELPTPEDLKQRRTDLGLTQSELAEEADVSQPLIARIEGGDVDPRLSTLRRIVNALETAESDVIRAEDLMNEAVVAVSPDEPVSEAATLMEEEAYSQLAVIQDGIPVGSISQSDLAQLDEDARDEPIEEHMSESFPTVSRDATIDEISNLLDHYKAVMITEEGETVGILTEADLAARLS; from the coding sequence ATGGAGCTTCCCACGCCAGAAGATCTCAAACAGCGCCGTACCGATCTCGGGTTGACCCAGAGCGAACTCGCGGAGGAGGCCGACGTCTCACAGCCGCTTATCGCCCGGATCGAAGGTGGTGACGTCGATCCGCGGCTCTCGACGCTGCGTCGGATCGTCAACGCCTTGGAGACGGCCGAAAGCGACGTCATCCGGGCCGAAGACCTCATGAACGAGGCGGTCGTCGCCGTCTCGCCCGACGAGCCGGTCAGCGAGGCGGCGACGCTGATGGAGGAGGAGGCGTACTCGCAACTGGCGGTCATCCAGGACGGGATCCCGGTCGGCTCGATCAGCCAGAGCGACCTCGCCCAGCTCGACGAGGATGCACGCGACGAGCCAATCGAGGAACACATGAGCGAGAGCTTCCCGACCGTCTCGCGGGACGCGACGATCGACGAGATCAGCAACCTGCTCGATCACTACAAGGCCGTCATGATCACCGAGGAAGGCGAGACGGTGGGTATTCTCACCGAAGCGGATCTTGCCGCGCGGCTCTCCTAA
- a CDS encoding universal stress protein, giving the protein MDYLVAVDGSEEAKNALAYATDVADAMDGSITVVHAVDPAVYEEGASEPISGLADAEGRLVIESVDDAEERALAILEDAERVTQELGATVETELLYGQPVSAITDYAEGFDAIFVGHRGRSERTDLLVGSVAKSIVERATVPVTVVR; this is encoded by the coding sequence ATGGACTACCTCGTGGCCGTCGACGGCTCCGAAGAGGCAAAGAACGCACTCGCGTACGCTACCGACGTCGCCGACGCGATGGACGGCTCGATCACGGTCGTTCACGCGGTCGACCCGGCCGTCTACGAGGAAGGCGCCAGCGAGCCGATCAGCGGTCTCGCCGACGCCGAAGGACGGCTGGTTATCGAGAGCGTCGACGACGCCGAAGAGCGCGCACTGGCGATCCTCGAGGATGCAGAACGGGTTACACAAGAACTCGGGGCGACAGTCGAGACGGAGTTACTCTACGGACAGCCGGTTTCGGCGATCACGGACTACGCCGAGGGATTCGACGCCATCTTCGTCGGCCACCGCGGTCGTTCCGAGCGAACGGACCTCCTCGTCGGTAGCGTCGCGAAGTCGATCGTCGAGCGTGCAACAGTCCCCGTGACGGTCGTTCGGTGA
- a CDS encoding BtrH N-terminal domain-containing protein has protein sequence MEYVDGYTHQTGVHCGAASLRNVAAFYDWEYSEAACFGIGGGPAFVLYDQPDDPWVTFRTSPTWLVRAFFEHLDVPHRYGSGDDLETAWNELLGHVDDGDPVVVFLDPDALEYLSENERHVPPHVAVVVGYDENDGEGESEDCVSLSDPATTDRQELSRSTFAEAWHTDEVVDLEHEYLVVTRPTTGDETDAAAAGLRGAATYMVDPLAVKRDPRGPGEEGIPAVRSFATYLSAWPELHEPTDPVRAAVASIDEHGERAAYRDLFADALEELGTGTGLGPDVAGRMATIGDEWHRLADLLSDLLEAEEPEPAHFEEAATLVGDIADREEELFGEIADAL, from the coding sequence ATGGAGTACGTCGACGGCTACACCCATCAGACTGGCGTCCACTGTGGCGCCGCGTCGTTGCGAAACGTCGCGGCGTTTTACGACTGGGAGTACAGCGAGGCGGCGTGTTTCGGCATCGGCGGCGGCCCCGCGTTTGTCCTCTACGACCAGCCCGACGACCCCTGGGTGACGTTCCGGACGAGTCCCACCTGGCTCGTACGGGCGTTCTTCGAACACCTAGACGTCCCACACCGGTACGGAAGCGGCGACGACCTCGAGACGGCCTGGAACGAACTCCTCGGCCACGTCGACGATGGCGATCCCGTCGTCGTCTTCCTCGATCCGGACGCCCTCGAGTACCTCTCCGAAAACGAGCGTCACGTTCCCCCGCACGTGGCGGTCGTGGTCGGCTACGACGAGAACGACGGCGAGGGTGAAAGCGAAGACTGCGTGTCGCTTTCCGATCCAGCGACGACTGACCGCCAGGAGCTTTCCCGGTCGACGTTTGCCGAGGCCTGGCACACCGACGAGGTCGTCGACCTCGAACACGAGTACCTGGTCGTGACCCGTCCCACGACGGGCGACGAGACCGACGCGGCGGCGGCCGGACTTCGAGGGGCGGCGACGTACATGGTCGATCCGCTCGCGGTCAAACGCGACCCACGCGGTCCCGGCGAGGAGGGAATCCCCGCCGTGCGGTCGTTCGCGACGTATCTCTCGGCGTGGCCGGAGCTACACGAACCGACCGACCCGGTACGAGCCGCCGTCGCGAGCATCGACGAACACGGCGAACGCGCGGCCTATCGGGACCTCTTTGCCGACGCGCTCGAGGAGCTCGGAACCGGGACCGGGCTCGGCCCCGACGTCGCCGGACGGATGGCGACCATCGGCGACGAGTGGCACCGTCTCGCGGATCTGCTCTCGGATCTTCTCGAGGCGGAGGAGCCCGAGCCTGCCCACTTCGAGGAGGCGGCCACGCTCGTCGGCGATATCGCCGATCGAGAGGAAGAACTATTCGGCGAGATCGCCGACGCGCTGTAG
- a CDS encoding UbiA family prenyltransferase — protein sequence MTLAATSRDATRQLVAAFKNSPALLGASALANVYVTSVLLSIEPNASWIVVPLVAVSVYVLDDVTDRIGGDDLEVEPRSREAFYSRPVLVAIVAVGGYGVAVAITAVVGDAIAVGLTLVPGVAGVVYSLPWLSIGDAGRVKEVFLLNTAVIAAPTAILGTLLPVALSPDPVPTTATAALVVFWFVRYAVGVETCNVPDLEADERDGVSTLPTRYGVETTRRLLYAGDVVAIIVLLAFVMPESGPLPVALMLPVLGCSMALTYYLTRPRLREPLCVAWDGLHVVMGAVVAIGVTVAAIV from the coding sequence ATGACGCTGGCGGCGACGTCCCGGGATGCGACGCGACAGCTCGTGGCCGCGTTCAAGAACAGTCCCGCGTTGCTCGGCGCGTCGGCGCTTGCGAACGTCTACGTCACTTCCGTGTTGCTGTCGATCGAGCCCAACGCCTCCTGGATCGTCGTCCCGCTCGTGGCCGTCTCGGTGTACGTCTTAGACGACGTGACCGACCGGATCGGCGGCGACGATCTCGAGGTCGAACCCCGGTCACGGGAGGCGTTTTACTCCCGGCCCGTCCTCGTGGCGATCGTCGCAGTCGGCGGCTACGGCGTCGCAGTCGCGATCACCGCCGTCGTCGGCGACGCGATCGCCGTCGGCCTGACGCTCGTCCCCGGCGTGGCGGGCGTGGTGTACTCGTTGCCGTGGCTGTCGATCGGCGACGCCGGGCGCGTCAAGGAGGTGTTCCTGCTCAACACGGCCGTCATCGCGGCACCGACGGCGATCCTGGGGACGCTGTTACCGGTCGCGCTGTCGCCCGACCCGGTCCCGACGACGGCCACCGCTGCACTCGTGGTCTTCTGGTTCGTTCGCTACGCCGTCGGCGTCGAAACGTGTAACGTCCCCGACCTCGAGGCCGACGAACGGGACGGCGTCTCGACGTTGCCGACGCGATACGGCGTCGAGACGACTCGACGGCTCCTGTACGCCGGCGACGTCGTCGCGATAATCGTGTTGCTCGCGTTCGTGATGCCCGAGAGCGGGCCGTTACCCGTGGCGCTCATGCTCCCGGTGCTCGGCTGTTCGATGGCGCTTACGTACTACCTCACCCGTCCACGACTTCGAGAACCGCTCTGTGTCGCCTGGGACGGACTTCACGTCGTCATGGGGGCGGTCGTGGCGATCGGTGTCACCGTCGCAGCGATCGTTTGA
- a CDS encoding transcription initiation factor IIB, with protein sequence MHSTKLDVADDCETTDRTDEAHDCPECDGPLVAHSSDAELVCDDCGLVVDADRIDHGPEWRAFDPQQREERSRVGAPTTTTIHDRGLSTRIDWRDKDAGGSHLSEQKRRQMNRLRTWNERFRTQDASERNLKQALGEIDRMASALGIPESARETASVLYRRALEENLLPGRSIEGMATATLHAATRQAGFPRSVDELATVSRVERLEVTRTYRYLVRELELPMEPPDPLEYVGRYASALEVSGETERLARELLESGKRAGVHSGKHPVGLAASSLYAAAQLTGEDIPQHEISEAADVSEVTIRNRYRELLEAHADES encoded by the coding sequence ATGCACTCGACGAAACTCGACGTAGCGGACGACTGCGAGACGACGGACCGAACCGACGAGGCCCACGACTGCCCCGAGTGTGATGGCCCGCTCGTGGCCCACTCGAGCGACGCCGAACTGGTGTGTGACGACTGCGGACTCGTCGTCGACGCCGACCGCATCGACCACGGCCCGGAGTGGCGGGCGTTCGACCCGCAGCAACGAGAGGAGCGATCCCGCGTCGGCGCACCGACGACGACCACGATCCACGACCGCGGACTCTCGACCCGGATCGACTGGCGCGATAAAGACGCCGGCGGCAGCCACCTCTCAGAGCAAAAGCGCCGACAGATGAACCGGCTCCGGACCTGGAACGAGCGGTTCCGGACCCAGGACGCGAGCGAGCGCAACCTGAAACAGGCACTCGGCGAGATCGACCGGATGGCAAGCGCACTCGGGATTCCCGAGTCCGCTCGCGAGACCGCAAGCGTCCTCTACCGGCGAGCCCTCGAGGAGAATCTGCTTCCCGGACGATCGATCGAAGGAATGGCAACGGCCACGCTGCATGCGGCGACGAGACAGGCGGGCTTTCCCCGCTCGGTCGACGAGCTGGCGACGGTGAGCCGGGTCGAACGCCTCGAGGTCACCCGGACGTATCGCTACCTGGTTCGCGAACTGGAACTGCCGATGGAGCCGCCAGATCCCCTCGAGTACGTGGGCCGATACGCCTCGGCGCTCGAGGTGTCGGGAGAGACCGAACGGCTGGCCCGGGAGTTACTCGAGTCGGGCAAACGCGCCGGCGTCCACAGCGGCAAACACCCGGTTGGCCTCGCGGCGAGTTCGCTGTATGCGGCCGCACAGCTGACGGGCGAAGACATCCCACAACACGAGATCTCGGAAGCAGCAGACGTCAGCGAGGTGACGATCCGAAACCGATACCGGGAGCTTCTCGAGGCCCACGCGGACGAGAGCTGA
- a CDS encoding SagB/ThcOx family dehydrogenase, with protein sequence MAIAFLEVAPGGSDDLEAGLYRYEPTTHVLETALGTTVHDDLVRAAMDQTVVRDAPTTIVLAANYDRTRRQYPAHGDRYVHMEAGHAAENVHLVCEARELNSCPVGAFADEDVAAALDLSDDLAPLYLLPFGHRPEL encoded by the coding sequence ATGGCGATCGCGTTCCTCGAGGTCGCCCCGGGCGGTAGCGACGACCTCGAGGCGGGGCTGTACCGTTACGAGCCGACCACACACGTTCTCGAGACTGCCCTCGGGACGACCGTCCACGACGACCTCGTGCGGGCCGCGATGGATCAGACGGTGGTTCGGGACGCCCCGACGACGATCGTGCTGGCGGCGAATTACGACCGAACGCGTCGTCAGTACCCGGCCCACGGCGATCGGTACGTCCACATGGAGGCGGGTCACGCCGCGGAGAACGTCCACCTCGTCTGTGAGGCCCGCGAACTCAACAGCTGTCCGGTCGGCGCGTTTGCAGACGAAGACGTCGCGGCTGCCCTCGATCTTTCCGACGACCTCGCGCCGTTGTATCTGCTACCGTTCGGTCATCGGCCGGAGCTGTGA
- a CDS encoding helix-turn-helix domain-containing protein yields MPSDDTDEARPDEHDRSRPTVEDDDADEPTDGVASAAVEEVDGRIVDLLSWILDTETRAKIYIHLLAHPGSTSEEVATGTGLYPSTVREALAELHDEEKVHRKKRASEGAGNNPYEYTAIQPSELVGGVVDQVQQELNTIVTLDRVLDRETTDDAFGEDVEPVTITVDDAATESDVADPESDAEPEG; encoded by the coding sequence ATGCCTTCCGACGACACCGACGAGGCCCGGCCGGACGAGCACGACCGGAGCCGACCGACAGTCGAAGACGACGATGCCGACGAACCGACCGACGGCGTAGCGAGCGCGGCCGTCGAGGAGGTCGACGGTCGGATCGTCGATCTGCTCTCGTGGATCCTCGATACGGAGACGCGAGCTAAGATCTACATCCACCTGCTCGCTCACCCCGGAAGCACCTCCGAAGAAGTCGCCACGGGAACCGGCCTCTACCCGAGTACGGTCCGGGAAGCGCTCGCGGAGCTACACGACGAAGAGAAGGTACACCGCAAGAAACGCGCGAGCGAGGGAGCCGGCAACAACCCCTACGAGTACACGGCGATCCAGCCGAGCGAGCTCGTCGGCGGCGTCGTCGATCAGGTCCAGCAGGAACTCAACACGATCGTCACCCTCGATCGCGTCCTCGATCGCGAGACGACGGACGACGCGTTCGGCGAGGACGTTGAACCGGTGACGATCACGGTCGACGACGCGGCGACCGAATCAGACGTCGCCGATCCGGAGTCAGACGCCGAACCCGAGGGCTGA